In one window of Ovis aries strain OAR_USU_Benz2616 breed Rambouillet chromosome 5, ARS-UI_Ramb_v3.0, whole genome shotgun sequence DNA:
- the LOC101108911 gene encoding olfactory receptor 1M1, producing MEPDNQTSSSEFILLGLSEKPEQETLLFALFLSMYAVTVVGNLLIILAISTDSHLHTPMYFFLANLSLVDFCLATDTVPKMLVSIQIKSKSISYSCCLTQMYFFHFFGIMDSVLIAVMAYDRFVAVCHPLHYTSIMSPRLCGLLVGGLWVFSGFISLTHILLMVRLVFCGNNELPHYFCDLTPLLRLSCTDTSVNKIFVLIVAGVVIAMPFICILASYARIIVAIVKVPSAGGRKKTLSTCSSHLSVVVLFYGTTIGVYLCPSSVRTAVKEKASAVMYTAVTPMLNPFIYSLRNRDLKGALMKLVNRKITSTS from the coding sequence ATGGAACCAGACAACCAAACCAGCTCCTCTGAGTTTATCCTCCTGGGACTTTCAGAAAAGCCAGAACAGGAGACTCTCCTCTTTGCTCTGTTTCTCTCCATGTATGCGGTCACAGTAGTGGGGAACCTGTTGATCATCCTGGCCATCAGCACCgactcccacctccacacccccatgtacttcttcttGGCCAACCTTTCCTTGGTTGATTTCTGCCTGGCCACCGACACTGTCCCCAAGATGCTGGTGAGCATCCAAATCAAGAGCAAGTCCATCTCTTACTCCTGCTGCCTGACACAAAtgtacttctttcatttctttggcatCATGGACAGTGTCTTAATAGCCGTGATGGCTTATGATAGGTTCGTGGCTGTATGTCACCCCTTACACTATACCTCTATCATGAGCCCACGCCTCTGTGGCCTGCTGGTTGGAGGCCTGTGGGTGTTTTCTGGCTTCATCTCCCTCACCCACATCCTCCTAATGGTCCGTCTGGTTTTTTGTGGCAATAATGAGTTGCCTCACTACTTCTGTGACCTCACCCCACTCCTCAGACTTTCGTGCACTGACACCTCTGTGAACAAGATCTTTGTGCTCATTGTGGCAGGGGTGGTCATAGCCATGCCTTTCATCTGCATTCTGGCCTCCTACGCTCGCATCATTGTGGCCATCGTGAAGGTGCCCTCTgcaggaggcaggaagaaaacCCTTTCCACCTGCAGCTCCCACCTCTCTGTGGTTGTACTCTTCTACGGGACCACCATTGGGGTCTATCTGTGTCCTTCATCTGTCCGCACAGCCGTGAAGGAGAAAGCCTCTGCTGTGATGTACACTGCCGTcacccccatgctgaacccctttATCTACAGCCTGAGGAACAGAGACCTGAAGGGGGCCCTGATGAagctggtcaacagaaaaatcacCTCAACCTCCTGA